The proteins below come from a single Hemitrygon akajei chromosome 2, sHemAka1.3, whole genome shotgun sequence genomic window:
- the znf608 gene encoding zinc finger protein 608 isoform X5: MHFISHEDQGKIEPVLIVDPLFTVPAPPPPISVSMPPQILPSYFPPSSSIAAPVEQLLVRTRSMGINTCEVGVVTEPECLGPCEPGTSVNLEGIVWHETEEGVLVVNVTWRNKTYVGTLLDCTKHDWAPPRFCESPTSDLELRASRGRGKRARSVANAPINDAGFTESRGVQNKNRGGGANGKGRRGSLNSNGRRTPPNCTVEDVKTSPLPINKRKNKPPMELDLNSSSEDTKSGKRVRTNSRSTPTTPQGKPEPMFVEQGCSSPVLIDCPHPNCSKKYKHINGLRYHQAHAHLDPENKLEFEPDIEDKMSDCDEALNAVPVGIEPVETGNGPLLPGTGLGYEQVKAPPSPVSVSTPGTPKGRRDVANSAQSPVVNTKSGKNTSKKKGLSSDLNNLPVISNMTAALESCSAPDGASVSEMPKLEVEGVIDKKSLSEKEKGKKNSGGKVDKTLSKLKTTRPIAPAPPPPQLIAIPTATFTTTTAGTIPGLPSLTTTVVQATPKSPPLKPIQPKPTIMGEPSTVNPALSSLKDKKKKEKRKLKDKEGKETVSPKMDSKLGKPEDLKASAKELAAHFLKEHLNKNEVLVNGLCDSQESRMASIKAEADKVYTFTDNAPSPSIGSACRLECSSLVNGQSPMTPLHVLTQNGGDGTATKTNSPAYSDISDAADDGGSDSRSESIRSKTNSPADTISTKDTVVKTHSSAASQPAQSKETHSPFYHGYEPYYSPNYMHPSQVNNATTANTSSSQTTKVKKETEEEAEKKDKVEVLDVKKSDTNTVNIQAQHQSVITQRHPALAQSLYYGQYAYGLCYVDQKSIMTNPSYRQQYEKFYEEQRFAEQKLQQLGRDSERKGDGPQKELGKEELKQKNIPTATISKAPSTPEPNKNSIKGKDAFLLSDSSKPGITNKSDEVVKSQMQQQLATDGLKAKQMENHQLIREAVEMKSVMDSMKQTGVDPTLRFKQETDARAWHHYVYQPKYTEQQKTDDFEREKKQKEDSPIKASNKEGNISNIPGSVTNIKEEPKECKRAESQSLSLDEHKSKSDDRKTPVIAKDSRGTRVAVSSPMNQHQSYIQYLHAYNPYSQIYDPAYRAVSPVLMHSYPGAYLSPGFHYPVYGKMSSREETEKSSTSPNVSTKPAAESKALDLLQQHASQYRSKSPGEHSADMRRPDWAPSEVATGCSNTFQSLQSVLQLTPAEKAPPEREREAERERERERHSPFAQRHVHTHHHTHVGMGYPLIPGQYDPYQGLTSAAIVAGQQVAAQASASAIFPAQRRE, encoded by the exons GTGTCCTAGTGGTAAATGTGACCTGGAGAAACAAGACCTATGTGGGCACTCTATTGGACTGCACTAAACATGACTGGGCTCCACCAAG ATTTTGTGAATCGCCCACAAGCGACCTCGAACTGCGAGCCAGTCGAGGCCGAGGGAAAAGGGCACGCTCTGTTGCTAATGCTCCAATAAACGATGCCGGCTTTACAGAGTCCAGAGGTGTGCAGAACAAGAACAGGGGTGGCGGTGCCAATGGGAAAGGGCGGCGGGGAAGTCTCAACTCCAATGGTCGCAGGACACCCCCTAATTGCACAGTGGAGGATGTGAAAACCAGCCCCTTGCCCATCAACAAAAGGAAAAACAAGCCTCCCATGGAACTGGACCTAAACTCCAGTTCCGAAGACACCAAGTCGGGGAAGCGTGTCCGCACAAATTCCAGAAGCACTCCAACCACGCCGCAAGGGAAGCCGGAGCCCATGTTTGTAGAGCAGGGGTGCTCTTCGCCGGTTCTGATCGACTGTCCTCACCCAAACTGCAGCAAGAAGTACAAACACATCAACGGCTTGCGTTACCACCAGGCCCATGCGCACTTAGATCCCGAAAATAAACTGGAATTTGAGCCTGACATCGAAGACAAAATGTCGGATTGCGACGAGGCTCTGAATGCCGTGCCGGTTGGCATTGAACCGGTTGAAACTGGAAATGGACCTTTGCTTCCTGGCACTGGGTTGGGTTACGAGCAGGTGAAAGCACCGCCGTCGCCGGTTTCTGTCAGCACCCCGGGGACACCCAAGGGGCGCCGGGACGTTGCTAACAGTGCTCAAAGCCCTGTGGTCAACACTAAATCCGGGAAAAACACAAGCAAAAAGAAAGGTCTTAGCAGTGACTTGAATAACCTGCCTGTGATTTCTAACATGACTGCTGCGCTGGAAAGTTGCTCAGCCCCTGATGGTGCCTCAGTTTCAGAAATGCCAAAACTTGAggttgaaggggtgatagataagaaAAGCTTATCTGAGAAAGAAAAAGGCAAAAAGAACAGCGGTGGAAAGGTGGACAAAACATTATCGAAGCTGAAGACAACTCGACCTATTGCTCCTGCACCTCCCCCGCCACAACTGATTGCTATTCCCACTGCTACATTCACAACCACCACTGCGGGAACAATACCAGGGCTGCCCTCTCTTACTACAACAGTTGTCCAGGCAACACCAAAGAGCCCACCACTGAAACCTATTCAACCAAAGCCTACAATTATGGGAGAGCCCAGCACGGTAAATCCAGCTCTGTCCTCGCTCAAGGATAAAAAGAAGAAAGAGAAGCGAAAACTGAAAGACAAAGAGGGCAAAGAGACAGTCAGCCCAAAGATGGACTCTAAGCTGGGGAAACCTGAGGATTTAAAGGCTTCAGCGAAAGAGCTGGCtgcacattttttaaaagaaCATCTCAATAAGAATGAAGTGCTTGTGAATGGCTTGTGTGACTCCCAGGAGAGCAGAATGGCCAGCATTAAAGCTGAGGCTGATAAGGTTTATACATTCACCGACAATGCTCCCAGCCCTTCTATCGGCAGTGCCTGCAGGCTTGAATGCAGTAGTCTGGTCAATGGACAATCCCCCATGACGCCATTACACGTTTTAACACAAAATGGTGGTGATGGAACTGCAACTAAAACTAACAGTCCCGCATACTCGGACATTTCAGATGCAGCTGACGATGGAGGCTCTGACAGCAGATCAGAGAGCATCAGATCAAAGACTAATTCTCCTGCAGATACAATTTCCACCAAGGACACCGTTGTAAAAACTCACTCCTCGGCCGCTTCTCAGCCAGCGCAAAGCAAAGAGACCCATTCCCCCTTTTACCATGGTTACGAGCCTTACTATTCCCCGAATTACATGCACCCTAGTCAGGTCAATAACGCCACAACAGCGAACACTTCCTCATCCCAGACCACCAAAGTTAaaaaagagacagaggaagaggctGAGAAGAAGGACAAGGTGGAGGTTTTGGACGTTAAGAAAAGTGACACAAATACTGTAAATATTCAGGCTCAGCACCAATCTGTCATTACGCAAAGACACCCAGCACTTGCTCAGTCGCTCTATTATGGACAGTACGCATATGGGCTGTGTTACGTTGACCAGAAGTCAATAATGACAAACCCTTCGTACAGGCAGCAGTATGAGAAGTTTTACGAAGAGCAGCGGTTTGCAGAGCAGAAGCTGCAGCAGTTAGGGAGGGACAGTGAAAGGAAAGGGGACGGCCCGCAAAAGGAGCTGGGAAAAGAGGAGCTAAAGCAGAAGAACATACCAACCGCGACAATCTCAAAAGCTCCTTCCACCCCAGAGCCAAACAAAAACAGCATAAAGGGCAAGGATGCTTTCTTGCTGTCAGATTCCTCAAAGCCCGGGATCACAAACAAATCCGATGAGGTCGTGAAATCACAGATGCAGCAGCAATTGGCAACGGATGGGCTTAAAGCCAAGCAAATGGAGAATCACCAGCTCATCAGGGAAGCAGTGGAAATGAAGTCTGTCATGGACTCTATGAAACAGACAGGAGTGGATCCCACCTTGCGTTTCAAACAG GAGACAGACGCACGGGCATGGCATCATTATGTTTACCAACCTAAATACACAGAACAGCAAAAAACAGATGACTTTGAGCGTGAGAAAAAACAGAAAGAAGACAGTCCAATTAAGGCCTCCAACAAAGAGGGAAATATATCGAACATTCCCGGTTCAGTAACCAACATTAAAGAGGAGCCCAAAGAGTGCAAAAGGGCTGAATCCCAGTCACTCTCGCTGGACGAACATAAAAGTAAAAGTGATGACCGCAAGACTCCAGTCATTGCCAAGGATTCCAGAGGAACCCGTGTTGCCGTCTCGTCACCAATGAATCAGCATCAGTCATACATTCAGTATCTGCACGCTTATAATCCTTACTCACAGATCTATGACCCAGCCTATCGAGCAGTGTCTCCAGTGCTAATGCACAGTTACCCAG GGGCATACCTGTCTCCAGGCTTTCACTACCCCGTCTATGGGAAGATGTCCAGCCGAGAGGAAACAGAGAAATCAAGCACAAGTCCCAATGTAAGCACTAAACCGGCGGCTGAGTCCAAGGCACTAGACCTGCTTCAGCAACATGCCAGTCAGTACCGCAGCAAGTCTCCGGGG GAACACTCTGCTGACATGAGGAGACCTGACTGGGCGCCATCAGAAGTGGCTACAGGTTGCTCAAACACCTTCCAAAGTCTACAGAGTGTGCTGCAACTAACA CCTGCTGAAAAGGCTCCGCCTGAACGTGAACGGGAAGCTGAGCGAGAGCGAGAAAGAGAACGCCATTCACCTTTTGCACAACGACACGTTCACACCCATCACCACACCCATGTTGGAATGGGCTATCCACTAATACCAGGCCAATATGACCCATATCAAG GGCTGACATCCGCTGCCATTGTTGCCGGTCAGCAGGTGGCTGCGCAGGCTtctgcatctgccattttccctGCACAGAGAAG GGAGTGA
- the znf608 gene encoding zinc finger protein 608 isoform X8, with translation MVDPLFTVPAPPPPISVSMPPQILPSYFPPSSSIAAPVEQLLVRTRSMGINTCEVGVVTEPECLGPCEPGTSVNLEGIVWHETEEGVLVVNVTWRNKTYVGTLLDCTKHDWAPPRFCESPTSDLELRASRGRGKRARSVANAPINDAGFTESRGVQNKNRGGGANGKGRRGSLNSNGRRTPPNCTVEDVKTSPLPINKRKNKPPMELDLNSSSEDTKSGKRVRTNSRSTPTTPQGKPEPMFVEQGCSSPVLIDCPHPNCSKKYKHINGLRYHQAHAHLDPENKLEFEPDIEDKMSDCDEALNAVPVGIEPVETGNGPLLPGTGLGYEQVKAPPSPVSVSTPGTPKGRRDVANSAQSPVVNTKSGKNTSKKKGLSSDLNNLPVISNMTAALESCSAPDGASVSEMPKLEVEGVIDKKSLSEKEKGKKNSGGKVDKTLSKLKTTRPIAPAPPPPQLIAIPTATFTTTTAGTIPGLPSLTTTVVQATPKSPPLKPIQPKPTIMGEPSTVNPALSSLKDKKKKEKRKLKDKEGKETVSPKMDSKLGKPEDLKASAKELAAHFLKEHLNKNEVLVNGLCDSQESRMASIKAEADKVYTFTDNAPSPSIGSACRLECSSLVNGQSPMTPLHVLTQNGGDGTATKTNSPAYSDISDAADDGGSDSRSESIRSKTNSPADTISTKDTVVKTHSSAASQPAQSKETHSPFYHGYEPYYSPNYMHPSQVNNATTANTSSSQTTKVKKETEEEAEKKDKVEVLDVKKSDTNTVNIQAQHQSVITQRHPALAQSLYYGQYAYGLCYVDQKSIMTNPSYRQQYEKFYEEQRFAEQKLQQLGRDSERKGDGPQKELGKEELKQKNIPTATISKAPSTPEPNKNSIKGKDAFLLSDSSKPGITNKSDEVVKSQMQQQLATDGLKAKQMENHQLIREAVEMKSVMDSMKQTGVDPTLRFKQETDARAWHHYVYQPKYTEQQKTDDFEREKKQKEDSPIKASNKEGNISNIPGSVTNIKEEPKECKRAESQSLSLDEHKSKSDDRKTPVIAKDSRGTRVAVSSPMNQHQSYIQYLHAYNPYSQIYDPAYRAVSPVLMHSYPGAYLSPGFHYPVYGKMSSREETEKSSTSPNVSTKPAAESKALDLLQQHASQYRSKSPGEHSADMRRPDWAPSEVATGCSNTFQSLQSVLQLTPAEKAPPEREREAERERERERHSPFAQRHVHTHHHTHVGMGYPLIPGQYDPYQGLTSAAIVAGQQVAAQASASAIFPAQRRE, from the exons GTGTCCTAGTGGTAAATGTGACCTGGAGAAACAAGACCTATGTGGGCACTCTATTGGACTGCACTAAACATGACTGGGCTCCACCAAG ATTTTGTGAATCGCCCACAAGCGACCTCGAACTGCGAGCCAGTCGAGGCCGAGGGAAAAGGGCACGCTCTGTTGCTAATGCTCCAATAAACGATGCCGGCTTTACAGAGTCCAGAGGTGTGCAGAACAAGAACAGGGGTGGCGGTGCCAATGGGAAAGGGCGGCGGGGAAGTCTCAACTCCAATGGTCGCAGGACACCCCCTAATTGCACAGTGGAGGATGTGAAAACCAGCCCCTTGCCCATCAACAAAAGGAAAAACAAGCCTCCCATGGAACTGGACCTAAACTCCAGTTCCGAAGACACCAAGTCGGGGAAGCGTGTCCGCACAAATTCCAGAAGCACTCCAACCACGCCGCAAGGGAAGCCGGAGCCCATGTTTGTAGAGCAGGGGTGCTCTTCGCCGGTTCTGATCGACTGTCCTCACCCAAACTGCAGCAAGAAGTACAAACACATCAACGGCTTGCGTTACCACCAGGCCCATGCGCACTTAGATCCCGAAAATAAACTGGAATTTGAGCCTGACATCGAAGACAAAATGTCGGATTGCGACGAGGCTCTGAATGCCGTGCCGGTTGGCATTGAACCGGTTGAAACTGGAAATGGACCTTTGCTTCCTGGCACTGGGTTGGGTTACGAGCAGGTGAAAGCACCGCCGTCGCCGGTTTCTGTCAGCACCCCGGGGACACCCAAGGGGCGCCGGGACGTTGCTAACAGTGCTCAAAGCCCTGTGGTCAACACTAAATCCGGGAAAAACACAAGCAAAAAGAAAGGTCTTAGCAGTGACTTGAATAACCTGCCTGTGATTTCTAACATGACTGCTGCGCTGGAAAGTTGCTCAGCCCCTGATGGTGCCTCAGTTTCAGAAATGCCAAAACTTGAggttgaaggggtgatagataagaaAAGCTTATCTGAGAAAGAAAAAGGCAAAAAGAACAGCGGTGGAAAGGTGGACAAAACATTATCGAAGCTGAAGACAACTCGACCTATTGCTCCTGCACCTCCCCCGCCACAACTGATTGCTATTCCCACTGCTACATTCACAACCACCACTGCGGGAACAATACCAGGGCTGCCCTCTCTTACTACAACAGTTGTCCAGGCAACACCAAAGAGCCCACCACTGAAACCTATTCAACCAAAGCCTACAATTATGGGAGAGCCCAGCACGGTAAATCCAGCTCTGTCCTCGCTCAAGGATAAAAAGAAGAAAGAGAAGCGAAAACTGAAAGACAAAGAGGGCAAAGAGACAGTCAGCCCAAAGATGGACTCTAAGCTGGGGAAACCTGAGGATTTAAAGGCTTCAGCGAAAGAGCTGGCtgcacattttttaaaagaaCATCTCAATAAGAATGAAGTGCTTGTGAATGGCTTGTGTGACTCCCAGGAGAGCAGAATGGCCAGCATTAAAGCTGAGGCTGATAAGGTTTATACATTCACCGACAATGCTCCCAGCCCTTCTATCGGCAGTGCCTGCAGGCTTGAATGCAGTAGTCTGGTCAATGGACAATCCCCCATGACGCCATTACACGTTTTAACACAAAATGGTGGTGATGGAACTGCAACTAAAACTAACAGTCCCGCATACTCGGACATTTCAGATGCAGCTGACGATGGAGGCTCTGACAGCAGATCAGAGAGCATCAGATCAAAGACTAATTCTCCTGCAGATACAATTTCCACCAAGGACACCGTTGTAAAAACTCACTCCTCGGCCGCTTCTCAGCCAGCGCAAAGCAAAGAGACCCATTCCCCCTTTTACCATGGTTACGAGCCTTACTATTCCCCGAATTACATGCACCCTAGTCAGGTCAATAACGCCACAACAGCGAACACTTCCTCATCCCAGACCACCAAAGTTAaaaaagagacagaggaagaggctGAGAAGAAGGACAAGGTGGAGGTTTTGGACGTTAAGAAAAGTGACACAAATACTGTAAATATTCAGGCTCAGCACCAATCTGTCATTACGCAAAGACACCCAGCACTTGCTCAGTCGCTCTATTATGGACAGTACGCATATGGGCTGTGTTACGTTGACCAGAAGTCAATAATGACAAACCCTTCGTACAGGCAGCAGTATGAGAAGTTTTACGAAGAGCAGCGGTTTGCAGAGCAGAAGCTGCAGCAGTTAGGGAGGGACAGTGAAAGGAAAGGGGACGGCCCGCAAAAGGAGCTGGGAAAAGAGGAGCTAAAGCAGAAGAACATACCAACCGCGACAATCTCAAAAGCTCCTTCCACCCCAGAGCCAAACAAAAACAGCATAAAGGGCAAGGATGCTTTCTTGCTGTCAGATTCCTCAAAGCCCGGGATCACAAACAAATCCGATGAGGTCGTGAAATCACAGATGCAGCAGCAATTGGCAACGGATGGGCTTAAAGCCAAGCAAATGGAGAATCACCAGCTCATCAGGGAAGCAGTGGAAATGAAGTCTGTCATGGACTCTATGAAACAGACAGGAGTGGATCCCACCTTGCGTTTCAAACAG GAGACAGACGCACGGGCATGGCATCATTATGTTTACCAACCTAAATACACAGAACAGCAAAAAACAGATGACTTTGAGCGTGAGAAAAAACAGAAAGAAGACAGTCCAATTAAGGCCTCCAACAAAGAGGGAAATATATCGAACATTCCCGGTTCAGTAACCAACATTAAAGAGGAGCCCAAAGAGTGCAAAAGGGCTGAATCCCAGTCACTCTCGCTGGACGAACATAAAAGTAAAAGTGATGACCGCAAGACTCCAGTCATTGCCAAGGATTCCAGAGGAACCCGTGTTGCCGTCTCGTCACCAATGAATCAGCATCAGTCATACATTCAGTATCTGCACGCTTATAATCCTTACTCACAGATCTATGACCCAGCCTATCGAGCAGTGTCTCCAGTGCTAATGCACAGTTACCCAG GGGCATACCTGTCTCCAGGCTTTCACTACCCCGTCTATGGGAAGATGTCCAGCCGAGAGGAAACAGAGAAATCAAGCACAAGTCCCAATGTAAGCACTAAACCGGCGGCTGAGTCCAAGGCACTAGACCTGCTTCAGCAACATGCCAGTCAGTACCGCAGCAAGTCTCCGGGG GAACACTCTGCTGACATGAGGAGACCTGACTGGGCGCCATCAGAAGTGGCTACAGGTTGCTCAAACACCTTCCAAAGTCTACAGAGTGTGCTGCAACTAACA CCTGCTGAAAAGGCTCCGCCTGAACGTGAACGGGAAGCTGAGCGAGAGCGAGAAAGAGAACGCCATTCACCTTTTGCACAACGACACGTTCACACCCATCACCACACCCATGTTGGAATGGGCTATCCACTAATACCAGGCCAATATGACCCATATCAAG GGCTGACATCCGCTGCCATTGTTGCCGGTCAGCAGGTGGCTGCGCAGGCTtctgcatctgccattttccctGCACAGAGAAG GGAGTGA